Below is a window of Andrena cerasifolii isolate SP2316 chromosome 5, iyAndCera1_principal, whole genome shotgun sequence DNA.
ACCTGCTCACGATGATAGTTGGAACTCGGGGGCTTGGCGTGGCTGGAGTTTAGCTGCGAAGCCTCTTACCCTCGCCGATTGGATTCTACCAGGATTATTCTGCTCtgtaactagtgttcctgatttctcgatattttttgcttctcgagaaatcagaaactcGCATCTTCTcgggaattctcgagaaattgaaaaaaatattacaagatttatatttttttaataatgttgataatatttatcaaaaacacaagacaccttttactaattttcattcctgtctaatttgcacaaaccttgtataaatgaaaaaaaaaacagatattaagtataattgatatatttatttatttaatacaaaatttgtgcaaaatgaaacattactttttttttaattaaaaattgtttctcATCTGTTTCTTATTtcgtgataaaatctgtagagaagctgtagaaaactttctttcgttttgagtggatgttgacttaatcctgtgtagcatatccaaaagttatggtaaattgggtgtccttccagtggactaaaaagtatgaaattcctttgtcaaagtccagaatttatcgtcttcttggttgatactaatttcttgcaGGCTTTCTGCGATTGCTATCTTTAGCCTGACTTTAAAAGAGTCCGTGATATAAATTAAATTGCTCGAGTCTAATATCTCTGATATCCTAATatcttaaagaaaagaaattcaaaTCAAATATTAAAAGATCCCTCCTCAACTTCCGGTGTATAGAGCCCCCCTAGCCGCGCAACAGAACTGTTACATAAAATTTACATTGTACCTCTTGTAGTTAAAGAGCTATCACCGAAATACCAACTCTGAATAACCCGGTGGTCGTTCGTGAAAGTTTCGTCGGCAGCGGTAGATAGAGCTATTGCGTTCTGGATAGCTTTGCGTGCTAACAAACACTGGCTTTTGAAAATCTTCTTTTCGCGCAGAATCGTGGAAAACAACTGTTAAAGTCGCCACAACATGCTGGGCACATTACTGTCTAATGCATATCAAGCACTCCCGTACGTAATTATTCTACAACACTTTGATTCGAAGTAATGCCGCGCGTACGTTTCTTGGAAAAGGTTAAGTTTGTTTTGCAGACGCCTCGTGTCGATGGGCCAAGCGTGCTCGTCGATTGTCGGCTCGCCGGCGATAGCGAATCAATGGAGCCTCACTTTTAGCAGGACAAAAATTAGATATCATTTCCCGCACCCAAACGAGCGTCGTCGTATTAAACGCCATGGTTGGCTCACAAGAATGTCCACGCTGAGCGGCAGAAAGATTCTCATGCGAAGAATACTCAAGGGCAGACACGTGCTCAGCCATTAAATACACTGGCTTAATTATCGTTGATTCCCCGTTAATGCTATGTACAAATAAAAGACGCATTGGTTCATTGAAAATTTATTCGTATTATGTACAGTCTCGTCTATTTTACATCAAACACTTGAATTCGAGTTGCTTGCAAGTCCAATCGAAAGGAGGTATTAAAGGAGCCTCGACTATCAGATCCTTGCCCTTTCCTAGGAAAGACGGCAGAGCTACCGATCTCAAATGGATGTGAACTGGAATAATATGCTGCTGAACCGATCGTACATTCAACAAGTCTATGATCTGCTTGTCCAGTTTTGCTGGCAATTTGGTGCTCTCCTGAAATGGATCGACCTGTACATAAGCCTGCCCTACTTTCTGAATCCGCGACGCGTACAGATTATCTCCCAGGATCGGGGAATAGAGGAACGTAGATGCAAAGAGCCTAAGCGCGTGCCACTTTTGGGTAGACGATCTTATTTGAACCAGGGAACATAAATTAAGAGTAGAGTTGGACAGCACGTTGAATTCGacgttcaaaattttcatctcCCCTCTCTTTATCGCGTTGTTGTACCATGACGTTGCAATAACTGGCTGAAAATGATTTGCAAACAGTCAAGATAGCGTATAGGATTAATTACCGAGTAAGGAAATTACCGTTCTGTATTTGTAACAATTACTCGATACTAGTTTCATCGCCAACTGCTCTTTGCCCTTTAACGTCCTCGGAACCCTCGTCGTAATCACCCAATAGGTCTTTGTAAAATTATTACCACGGTGCAGCGCGGTTTCTACAGCTTTCTCGACTTTGGGATCCGCCGCTAAAAGTGTGACACCAGTCATATATCTGGTCCCAGAATTAGTTTATGCATTTACATGAATGAAAAAGGATTCGTCGACGATTTGTGCGCAATAAAATTCTACTTACTTTTCTGGTTTCCTAACTACAGTTAATTCTGAATACTTTAACTGCGCAGCAATATGTGGTAAAGCATCCTGCAACGCGTAGTCCACAGCGTTTGGTATGTGATGAAGCTGTTTGTGTACTACTGTGCGTGCTTCACCTATGCCatacggtttgtttattacTACTAAACCATCTGCGAAAGAAATATTGATGTAACGTTGTAAGATCGATTTTAAAGAGACAACATACGAGTAACTACTTGTTGTATATTGTCACCTTGATTGTAAATGACATTATTTACAAGAGCAGTGGAAAATTCTGTTATCGATTTCCACGGATGCATGTCTTTGAAGGGATGCCTTTCCTTTCCCGAATTTTTAAGCGCAACGCTTTCCGCGTAAGCTCTTTTAAGCTTTGTTGTGCACAGTGAAGTTATCGCGGATGCACACGTGCGTGTAACTACTCCAAATTTCATTGTTAATATCTGCATCGTTTGCTACGTAATGTTCACCTTTCTATCGTAGATTTATTCAGAAATGCGCTCGCGAAGTGACAATGCACGTAACAAGTTTTCGGAAATATCTAAAACATTTTCAACCGCATTAGGTTAAGCGGTAGACAGCGGTAGACGCGACAGTCGTATGTGTATGTACACAGAACGATGCATGAAGCATGAAGATGAGAGATGAATTGTATAGGAACATTTCAGACAATAATTGTAATTGCATAATGACTTGTAATTACTTTGTAAGGGAACTATATAACGCCTCAGTCCGTAAATAAATGAACTGATAAACAGTGTACTTTTTCTTATAACTATACCTTTTCTACTGAATCAAATTATCACggaaaattaatgaattatcaatcGTCTAAAATTAATTAACGCGGTTTTATAAGAGTTGCATCTCGCGATACAATCATCTGGGGTCTATAaggtaaacgtagaaaattcattgctaAACCTTTCATTCACGCTAaacctttatttattcatttatttgcaaTCGGAGACCATAGGATTCTTCTGTGAACACTAGAAATTTTTTGGCAATCAATACTgataagaaaattgtttatttattgctcgaagaagctttttgaaaatttgacagCGGGGTAAAACAGGATACCTATCATAAAAATTTGAcgctgcgcgccatctatcggaacgtgaccaaaagtggcgcccccaattgaaaaaaaatctaatttcttcCCATGTAATAAAaagcaactttgccaggctgtatctttgttccaagtgcagatagaacaaaatcgtagaggaaaattttgcactgtttaataaactctatcatcctgcgcagttacttttttcgtaggtgcggcggtacacttgaaaactgcatttgaactcattttttaaatggaaccatacaattttgtttacatgaatttattccttgcgttattctgcgtataaaaagtataaggtaagatagtcgaaaactcaataggtattctgaatttcagcttcgaaggcatcctcgattctctctccgaagactttacttagtgccacctctttcgacatcatgttctcctactacatagcccaattttgtgcattctgaaaagttttgccagattttggccctggtatcaggagaacatgaagcgaagagaggtattctgaatttcagcttcgaaggcatcctcgattctctctccgaagactttacttagtgccacctctttcgacatcatgttctcctgttacaaagcccaattttgtgcattctgaaaatttttgccagattttggcccaggtatcaggagaacatgaagcgaaaagaggtattctgaatttcagcttcgaaggcatcctcgattctctctccgaagacgttacttagtgccacctctttcgacatcatgttctcctgttacaaagcccaattttgtgcattctgaaaatttttgccagattttggcccaggtatcaggagaacatgaagcgaaaagaggtattctgaatttcagcttcgaaggcatcctcgattctctctccgaagacgttacttagtgccacctcttttgacggcatgttctcctgttacaaagcccaattttgtgcattctggaaatttttgccagattttggccaatatatcaggagaacatgaagtggaaagaggtatactaaaaggtatagccggttaagatggtaaaatgtgtccttgaaccgaattcgactcacgatgaatcatttgaaagcttattaaaaaagaaacatttgtggcaattttcaacttcgtatctccaccaggacggtagtaaagggcaaaaataggaaatcaggtttttgttgaatttctcctatactaggggatgaaaaattttgaaaaaaatcagagacatttctgttttcgtggcacatattagagaattgtttcagatttttcaattgaaaaaccaagccgtgaaaactaaaaaacgccaaaaaatgctgaaaaatgccga
It encodes the following:
- the Mrpl34 gene encoding mitochondrial ribosomal protein L34; translated protein: MLGTLLSNAYQALPRLVSMGQACSSIVGSPAIANQWSLTFSRTKIRYHFPHPNERRRIKRHGWLTRMSTLSGRKILMRRILKGRHVLSH
- the LOC143368741 gene encoding mitochondrial mRNA pseudouridine synthase Rpusd3 — translated: MQILTMKFGVVTRTCASAITSLCTTKLKRAYAESVALKNSGKERHPFKDMHPWKSITEFSTALVNNVIYNQDGLVVINKPYGIGEARTVVHKQLHHIPNAVDYALQDALPHIAAQLKYSELTVVRKPEKYMTGVTLLAADPKVEKAVETALHRGNNFTKTYWVITTRVPRTLKGKEQLAMKLVSSNCYKYRTPVIATSWYNNAIKRGEMKILNVEFNVLSNSTLNLCSLVQIRSSTQKWHALRLFASTFLYSPILGDNLYASRIQKVGQAYVQVDPFQESTKLPAKLDKQIIDLLNVRSVQQHIIPVHIHLRSVALPSFLGKGKDLIVEAPLIPPFDWTCKQLEFKCLM